AAGAGGGCAATTccacacaaaactgtcacatccataacgccaacacaatgcaatGGTATTTTAGttagcgttatggatgtgacagatttgcatggaattgcccaagaGTAACATTGCTTTACTGATTCAACACAAAACAGGCAACTCTGAACTTTATGTTTCATAAGTGTAACATTCAACCAACTCTCAACGTTCTCAACAGCACTCTAAAAACAGACATTTAAACATTGTCTTCTGTGATAAAACCTTAGGTACCGTCCTGCCCATTAACAGCTCACCACAATGACATTGCTGAATGGCTTTGTCTCATCAATCAAACATAAACAAGAAGATAAAACACCTTCAAGACTTTTGCCTAAATATAAATTGTGTATTCCTTACATAATCCTTCATATTGAATGAATTCCTGGTTCTTGATTGTCAGTTCTCTTCCCTGATTTGCTGTCATCGGTCTCCAGGGGCAGCCATTTGCAAGCCAGTAACAGCGGATGGCCTCGAGTAACTGCACACCGCAGAGCCAGTGATCAAACTCTACATAAAACATTGATAGCAATTAAAACACTTCCACGGGGAGCCCAACTCTCTCATGCTTCGTCCTGGACAACGGAGACTTGGAGATACAATGTGACTGAGactttagttttttttctttagccaACGGGCTTCCATTTTGCAATCAGTTCTCGATCGTGATGCACGAACCATAAAGAGAGCGGCGTCCAGAAGACAGGCTAGGGCAGACAGGACAGAGGCGTCGGCTAGACCAGACTGCCAGGCCAAGAGACTACAGTAAGAGTGACCTTGTTCTTCTGCAGCTTGAGCAtggggatgagagaggagttGTTCATGCCCACGGTGGTGGCGCCATTAACGGCCACTATCTCATCCCCGCACCTGTGGGAGAGCAGGCAGACGGCAAACTCCATAAGCACAGCACTTCATTCAAACAGCCTGAACCCAACCCCccaaccacacacgcacacccatcaGTGGTGATGCTATTTATAACCCATCTCCAATAAATGGatataacaaaaataaacaagccTGGGCCTGAAAAAAAAGACTCGTATTCAGTCTTTCCAAATTTTTTGGAAAGTAAAACTAGAAACTCTTATCTTCTCTTATCTTAGTGGGTGCTTTGAGGAGGCAGGCTGACTCACTTGAGGCGCCCATCAAAGTGGGCCGGTGTTCCAGGCACTATGGTCTTGATGAAGAAGGGCTGCTGGCCGCGACTCTCCTCATAGCCCCCGACGATGCTGAAGCCCCAACTCTCACTGTTGGTCTTCATCAGGACAATGTCACGGCACCAGTGCATGTTGCTTGGGTTTAAAACATACAGTCAGTGTTGATAGGCAGGCAGCTCAACTGGAGTTATATGGCTTTGTGTGCACAATGTGTATGCAGTACACATGAAATGAACGTTTACATTTTCAGTTAGAAAAATGATAATTTCCTTCCGGTGAAGTGTACGCAACATTTAAAAACACGCATGTGACAAAAATGGCAGCAGGGCAGAATGGGTGATGCCTGATCTAGCCTGCGTAATGCCGGACCTAGGCGGTCTCACCTGGGCAGGCCCAGCCAGCGGGTCCACAGCGGTGCCCAGTTGATGTCGTCCTCGCGGAGACTGTCcccggcctcctcctcctccttggtGGCGGCGTCtgcctcctcctcgtcctcctcggtGACTGTGCGGATGACGCGCAGCGCCACCGATGGCTGGGCCGTCTGCGTCTTCAGCGCTGACACCGCCTCGTTGTACGTCAGCTGGGTCAGGTCCACGCCATTGATGCTCAACAGGATATCCCCTGCGCAACGGGAACCATAGCAACCATTAGCCCCAACtcaataggctacatgcaaAACCAGATCAGACAGAGTATCTGGATTTGAATATGGCGTGGCTGGAATGTCTGCTCATTTGGATTATGACACGACACAGATCACcgtagaggacacacacacacacacacacacacacacctgttttgaTGGTGCCATCGCGATGCAGGCAGCCAATGGGCTGCACACTGGTGATGTAGACGGGCAGGCGGCTGCGGCAGTCTCTCCCGCCGGCGATGGTGATGCCCAGGGAATGGCGCGGCTCTTTCTTCAGGCTCACAGTCTTCTCCTGGCATGAGAACCCGCTGGGCGGCTCCTACACCGCAACATTGGACATGGAGAATCAGTGTCCGTCTACGAGGGGCAAATGTCATGCTGTTGGGCTTTCCTTACCAGGAGAGTCACTAAGGACACAATGCACGTCATTGTATTGTTCTGGAAGTTTAAATACTTTGCTGGATATTACTTTATTAAATAAAAGTCAATCACTCAATCGTGCAGGGAGGGTAAGCCTGCCTACTCTGGAAATGAAGACGTTTGCCCGGGCACAGCAGTGTTTCCTCTGAGGCCGAAGGAGCCCAGATAAAAATATAATGGATGGAGTGACCTCCTGTGGGGATACAGCTTGTGCAAACAAACACGTCAACGTGACACATCCCTGAGCCAGCAGAACACAACACAGATCTCTGAGGGCATGTGCCAAAACTCTCAGCCACCATTACAGCGCCTCTCCCCGGCCGCACCCCACgctgtgtggaggtgggggtgtggAGGTAGGGATGTggaggtgtgggtgtgggggtgggggctggatCACTCCTTCCTACCCAGCAGGAGAGCCCACCCCCCAGCAAGAGCAAAGGCTTGAGCCCAGCAGGCCAAAGCTAACTGTCACCAGCTTTGATCCTCTGCCACCTGAAACCCCCTTTCCCTCTTACaaccacccaaacacacacacacacacacacacacacacacacacacacacacacacacccaaaaacacacacacacacacacacacacacacacaccagaggatcTTGGCCGGGGAGagcgagaggggagagaaagggaaaagcaCCCCTGCCTGCAccccagaggagaggagaggagaggagaggagaggagaggctgccAGCGCTGCATCTGCTCCCTATGCCTTTCACCTCCACGCTCCGCAGAGGAAGTGACACGCTGCCGGGGTGTGACTCCAGCGCGGTGTGAAGAGAGCTGCTCtcacagcagcaccagcaggcTGTTCTACCCTCACTCTTGCCAACGCACGCTCACTCTtcaatctctcactctctctcctgctcttatGCACTCATTCTCTATTTATATCACGCCACTTTCTAAACTATTCTGACTTTTCCAAGAGCTCGTTTCTAGTGCATATTCTTCTATATTCTCTtttatcactcactcactcacacagtcagTGTCAGTCACACATCCACTTCAAAAGTGCTGAGTAGCAGCAGAGCCTTTGCTGTGACAGGAGAGGGATTAAATAAAGATCTCAGTGTGGGAACCAGATCATGAGGTTGATGAATCCAAACATGGGGGGGTTGAGTATGCCTGAGTACATTGGCTCTGGGGGAGCTGAGCACTTATTACAAAAAGCCACACAgacaggaccacacacacacacacacctccagggGCAGAGCAGAGGGGGATGGTGGCCAGGGATAGGGACAGTCTCTCAGCCTGGAGAGGTCAGGTGGGCTTACCTTCACGTATGTGGAGCGGCGTCTGAAGAACTGCAGTTCAGGGGCCCGTCTGGCCCCCCGGAGCACCACCTCAGCTCCCTCCTCAGGCTCCGGGTGCCTCATCACCACAAAGTTCACTCGCACCTCActagcctgacacacacacacacacacacacacacacacacacacacacacacacacacacacacacacacacacacacacaacacaccacgtATGGTGGTCATTTTACACAGTCATATGCTCAGCTGGTCTTGTCAACATGGCATTTAGTTTTCTGTATCTGTCTATAATGTTGCACAAAACACTACAACTTATTAACTCTACTAGAGCAACACCAGCTTGACTTGATGCCATTTACTCTCCTTCATCACCTCCTTCAGCCTGGTCAGTAAGGGTGTGATCTGAGCAGCGGTCTCAGCATGGTCAGTAAGGGTGTGCGTACCTGTATGATCTGAGCAGCGGTCTCAGCGTGGTCAGTAAGGGTGTGCGCATTGCCTGTATGATCTGAGCAGCGGTCTCAGCGTGGTCAGTAAGGGTGTGCGTACCTGTATGATCTGAGCAGCGGTCTCAGCGTGGTCAGTAAGGGTGTGCGTACCTGTATGATCTGAGCAGCGGTCTCAGCGTGGTCAGTAAGGGTGTGCGTACCTGTATGATCTGAGCAGCGGTCTCGGGGGTCCCGTGCCGCAGGTCGTGCCCATTGATGGCCAGAACCTTGTCGTTGTTGCGCAGCTTGCCGTCCTTGGCCGCGAGTCCGCCCGCGAGCAGGTCCAGGATAAAGACGCCCGACTCGTCGGACTTGCGGATGAGCTTGATGCCCAGGGGCTCGGAGCGCTCACGCTTCACCAGTGTCACCTGGGTGACCGTGCCCTGGctgtggtgtgggtgggtggcgttggcgtggtggaggtggtggttggAGGCCTGCGGTGATGtgttggtggaggaggaggaggaggaggaggggttggCGGCGCTGGCGGAGGAGGAAGAGTGCTGCTCGGGCCGAGGCTTGAAGCCTTTCTCCTGCATGACGGTGATGCGCAGCAGAGCGCACGGACGCCGCAGCACACCGATGGCCCGGTTATGGCAGACGGACGCCAGGCTCACATCGTTCACCTGCGAAACAGAGGCAGGGAGCAGGCAGGGTGATAAATACAGGGCCTGACCGTTACTTTGACAATTCATGGTGATATTCTCCAAGTTGTTAACTaagggaaatggagagaaatATCCAGTCTTGGTGTCTGCCCAAGGCTGTAACAAGTATATAATGTGTATCTAACATTCAGTAAATTGAGCTAGGGGAGTGACTATAGCTGGCTGTTTACCTCATATCTTTACCTTGACAATCAGTGTATCTAGAAGATGgacttttaaagcaacaccaaagagtttccTGTGCCTTAAAAGATGCCCAGGGGCTCGAGCCATGCCACCAGTGTCACCTGGGTGACCGCAAGGCCCTGGCTGTGGTGTGGGTGGACTATAGCTGGCTGGGTGGAGGTGGTTTCATAGGCTTTACCTTGACAATCAGtgtatggaggaggaggaggagcaacaccaaagagtggCGCCTGAGGAGGAAGAATGTTTCCGGGCCGAGGTTTCAGCCTTTCTCCTGCATGACGGGGTGAACGCACGATTCTGCAGAAAGCACACCGATGGCCCTTTATGGCAGATAACCACGCCAGGCTCACACTCACTCCATGTAAACAGAGGCAGGGATAAGGGTGTGCGTGCCTGTATGATCTGAGCAGCGGTCTCAGCGTGGTCAGTAAGGGTGTGATCTGAGCAGCGGTCTCAGCGTGGTCAGTAAGGGTGTGCGTACCTGTATGATCTGAGCAGCGGTCTCAGCGTGGTCAGTAAGGGTGTGATCTGAGCAGCGGTCTCAGCGTGGTCAGTAAGGGTGGGAGGTGGTGGTTGGAGGCCCGCGGTGATGTGGggttggtggaggaggaggaggaggaggaggggcggCGGCGCTTGCGGAGGAGGAAGAGTGCTGCTCGGGCCGGGCTTGGAATGTTTCCAAAATAGTTTCAGTGATTCATccacttgtaacagggtgagcGACACTTCTGCACTCTCACTTATTGGCGAACCACGCCAGGCTCACATCGTTCACCTGCGAAACAGAGGCAGGGAGCGGGCAGGGTGATAAATACAGGGCTCCGGACCTAGTACTTTGACAATTCATGGTGATATTCTCCAAGTTGTTAACTATGGAAATGGAGAGAAATATCCAGTCTTGGTGTCTGCCCAAGGCTGTAACAAGTATATAATGTGTATCTAACATTCAGTAAATTGAGCTTAGGGACTATAGCTGGCTGTTTACCACCATATCTTTACCTTGACAATCAGTGTATTTAGAGAGACTTTTAAGTTTCAGTGATTCATCCACTTGTAACAGGGTGGCTATATGACACTTATTGGCTATAACCACACTATGCATGTTTGCCAGATCAGGTAGGGGATCTGTAGtccgatggaatgagacatagtctaccttgtctgtagacatcgttatttccaaagccggGGCTGGATAAACagatagcgtgcgtgcgacagaggaaaagtgctttggtgttgctttaaggagaTATGCAGAGGCTGTGCTTGTTGCAGTGATTATCTTAAAAAACAGCTAACATCCAGCAAGATCACTGACTATGGCTTTAACACCGAGACAGACATATGTCTCGAACATCATGCATTATGGGAAGGGGAGCGGCCACACCATCCATTAGACAACCATTTCCACTAAGCTCAGCTGCTGGCCATTCTTCACACGTGTAAATTGGTGCCGGTTCTGCATGCCTGAGGGGATTATTTATTCTGAGGTCGCCAACTTGAGCACAGTTCAGAAGGGCTGCATTCAATGTGTAACTCCAGTGTAATCTCAGTCGGGGCATTTCAGTCTTGAAAAATGCCACGTCTCTCAAGAGCACAGTAAGTGTGACCTCGGCTCTCGCTGCGGTCAAGAGGATGTcgaaaggaggagagaacatTTGGGAGGTGAATGAGGGTAACCTCTATCTCTGGCTCTCgcgtcctctccctccttctccaagGACTGGGTATTTAAAGAATGTCTCAGAATAATTTAGCTGGTGAGCCTACACCAGCAGCACAGTGTCGCTCTGACTCGGTGAAACGGCGCAggctcgaaaaaaaaaaaatcaatggcaTCGACCAGGAccgagaggggaaaagagagatacCGTTTCAAGGAATGAGAAATCAGATCTTCTCGCTACTTCGGCGATCTCTTTACGGACAAACTGGCCCCTCACAAAAGCCAAACGTTGTTCAGATAAAGCCGCCACAAAGCACCCCATTGGGCAAGACAGCCTCTCGTTGAGATTTCTGTGCGTTTGTGATTGGTCAGAAGAGGGACAGAGCTTAGAGGAATGATGGGCCTGGGATTTTTGAGATGAATGTTGAGGCCACTCTGTGGCTTGGGTTTAGTGTGGCAGTGCATTCCAGGACTGCTGGGGGGAGAAATCCTAGGAGAGCTCGGGACTGTGGGAAGACAAGAGGCAAGCGGAGAAAAGTGGGACAGCGTGTCATCAGAGGCGGAGGTTAACCCACTGTCCTCTATTCCGTGTGGGTTCAGGCATCACTTAGCTCAGCTTTCACGTAAACAACACACTCATTAATAAGGCCGCGCACTGAGAAACTACAATGACTAACTTGACAGACTCTTAAGGGTCATGGGTTTTTAAGAGCCTTCTGAAAAGCTGGAGCTGCCCGTGTGTCTCcagcctgggagagagagagagagggccaggcAAGGCCGACATTGAAAATGAGATCCAGGAGATGATAAAACTCGATGAGAGAGCGCCCAGAATAAGGGCTCCATTGTGGAATTAATCCTGGAGAGAGACCAGCAGAGCTGACATTTTAACTCACTTCACCTGTTCATGAGAAACTCACTTCACTGCTCAGGAGACAGGATATTACAGGGCTAATGTTTCACGTACGGTTTCAACTCAGCTCGGAGAAAGGGTCTTTGAGTCAAAAGTAGGACATAGGGGTCAACATGCACAACACGCAGTCTGTGTCCTTTGACCAGGTGAGCCTTGCCAACGAAACGAACGACTCATCCCAAAACAACAGCGATGTAATGGCTGTCAGGGAGCCAGTGGAAAACATTTCTCAAGCTTCCCTTATCGTCGCCGTGAGACCCGTCCATCCTGTCTGTTGACACGACGCCCAGAGGACCAAGCTCACCGCTTTGTTATGTGACAACCGATCCTCTCCCAGCCTCACACTACACTCAGCAGGCTAGGAGAAACCATACACAACCTTTGGGCTGCTCCAGACGGAAGCTTTTTTTCCGCCCTAAGCATATCCATGTGGATGGAAACTAGTGAAAAGGGACGGAGCTCTTCGAGTGCTGAAAATGTGTCCAAACACTGGGGAGTTTTcaccacacaaacaagcacacacatgcacacacacacacacacacacacacacacaaacacacatgcatacacacacacacacacacacacacacacacacacacacacacacacgcatgcatgcatgtacacacacacacacacacacgcacacacacacacgcatgcatgcatgtacacacacacacacacacgcacttcaaGAGAGAGTGGTCAGCATGGTTGGAATGCAAATGTAAACACCGCCCTGCTCAGGAGTATACACTCACAACACTGAGCAGAAACCAGGAGCAGGTCACATTCCGGATCACTCCAGTCACTCAGAGGGCGTAagataaacacaacacactataGCCTTGTACTTAGCACATCTagatcaaatgttttttttaagttatgATTGGCAGTGAAACGTACTATAACAATCTTAACAATCAATAACTAGCATGAGATATTCTAGCGCAAACCCACTTGATTTACCAACTAGTTACAGTGAGCAAAAAAGCCAACCCAACTGATTGGCTTGATAAGAGGAAATGTTCTAGGTGGACTGGGCATGCACTTTTCCATGGGGAACGCACCCCGTTACCATGGTTTTGTTCTGTTTTCACCTCCACCTGTACCTCCTGAATGGATTCTCACCTCAAGAACGTGGTCTCCAGGAGACAGCTTGCCACTGCGTGCCGCAACAGAATCGCGCACAATCTCCTGGATGACAATGTTGCCCAGAGGGGTGTCCTTCCCGCCCACTATCCGCAAGCCCAACTCCTCCTCCGGGTCATCCCGGAACAGCTCCACCACGTTGGCCTCGGCCACCAGGCTTGACCTCAGGTGAGTTTCTACAAAAGAGTTGCACAGTGATTAGCCACTATTGAacaatcacttttcacaatgtCACTAAATCAACATGAATGGAGTCGGGGCACTGTGGGCACTGTGGGCAGTGTGGCGCAATAGgcgagtgcccacggggacccaggtccCAATCTGGCCTGCGGTCCTTtccccgatcccaccccatctctctctctcccactcacttaagtcattcttcactgtcctatccaaataaaggcaaaaagccccaaaaatgcAAAAATCTCTACTACAGTTGACAAATTTAATTTTGAATCAGTCAGATAAAATCAGTAGCATAAATAAAGTGCTGTAGTCTCTAAACAGTCCTCACAGATTTGGACCATCCAGGTTCCCTTACCTCCTATGGTGAGTCATATCCGCCTTAAGTCTCATAATCCCCCTCAGAGGCTCATAAATGCTCAATGGCGTCATGCAGGTATTCTACTTGTTTCATCTTATTAAGCATCCATCTCTACATATAAATTAAAAGGGGTTGAACTTGTGTCTTGGAAATTACCACTACAAGCCCACACCTGATTTAATGTGAGCGCAGGCTATGATTCATCGTGCAACATTATCCTCTCCAGGTGCTCCTGACTTTCCTCTTAAGTTTATCTCTCATGCATGATGTCAAAGACAAAACCCCTTTGTTGCCAGGTTACAGCGTGTGATAAACACGCCTTGAGGCGTCACTGGGCCATGACAGGCACAGGCTACAGTAGGCGCTTTGCGTTTGGACACGCTCCCCGTGAGCCACTCAGACAGTGACTGGTTGATGAGTGCCACTTTCCATTCCTCAGTCTGACACGCAGTGGAGAGAAGGCAGGCGTCTGTAccagcccccctcctcctcctcctcctcctcctcccactccctGGCACAGACACATCAAAGGCCTCGGCTGTTTGGTTTCTGACAGTAGGTCAACACAGCTGGGTCTCCATTTCCTCCTCACTGCCTGCTTTTGTCGACTTTTCACGCGTCCACCGCCCCCTTCCACCCCACCTCCCCTTCCTTCCAATATGGCGTTGTGTCTTTTCTTTCCTCACCGAGAGGTTATCTTTGACACCGCCCTTGTGTGTAATGATTTCAATCTATCTGATACTGTGGAGGCGACAAATAAAAGTCTTTCTGATCGTGCAGTAGGCGCCTTGCGGTGTGTTTATGTCTCACCCAAGCAAAACTGATTTAGCGATATGTTCGGTTCTGCCCAGGCTCATGAACTAGCCTGCCGGCTTTGACTGGCTGTTTTGAGAGGTGCAGGCAGAGAGCTCttaccctcctctccctcctcgaAGGCAGGGTTGACCAGGCCGGGCTCTGCTGGGCCCCGGGGGGACGCAcgggagagggtgggggtggattTACCGTCCTCCGCCTCCGCTTTGCTGGCCTTAATTTCATTCCAGGGaggcctcttcctcctctctgcctcctcacGCAAGCGTCTGAAAGCAGAGCATCTGAAAGAGAGaccaaaagaaaacagaaatagATTAGAGAATGaacatatgagagagagagagagagagagagagagagagagagagagagagagagagagagagagagagagagagagagagagagagagagagagagagagagagagagagagaaagaaagaaagaaagaaagaaagaaagaaagagagagagagagagagagagagaccctcaTTTGTGGGTAGTCTGCCTATCCCAGTAAGACATCCTTCACAACAtggcagcaacagcaactaaaAATATCTCCCACACACAACTGCTGACTAGCGCTTTGTTGTTCTAGGGAGGTGAACAGAGGAGGTAGTGGGAGTTGTTGGTCCGATCCGTGTTCATTTATTTGTGTAATTAGAGTTAGTGGCGAGGaacatgcttacacacagtTGGGTTTGGACCCGTGCCAGGCAGCAGAATTGATGTGGACAGAAAGCCGAGAAAAAATggcgagagacagagggagggaagggaggatagagagaggaggctaGGAAGAGATGTGTAGACAcaaacagaatgagagagatagacagagagagagagggaaagggatgaGGCGAGGGAGGCTATGCAGATGTGCAGGctctttttactgcattgcaggaagaggaagaggggaacaGGTCAAGCTAGAGCCGAGCTCAGGTCAAAAATGAGGCACTAGCAGTGCTATTAGCActagctctccctctctgtctctgtttccctctcggtctctgcctctctgtttccctctccgtttccctctccgtctctctctccctccctccctccctccctctctctctctctctctctctccctcctatcTCACTTTCGCTCcccctccctctacctctccacctctcgccccctctctctgcctctcgaTCTTTCCACAGCCGGGCTCTGCGTCTGAACtttgcctcctctctctgtttacaCTGGTTCATGTGAAATGAGCACACCTCAACCTTTCGGCCCCAGAGCCCACGGCCGGCGCGCTGGAAGCGGAGAGAGTGGCGCAGATGTTGAAGCAGCAGAGGCAGATAGAAGGCAGCTCAGGCAGCGAGAGACTGTGCAGTGCTAGCCAAGCCTGCCCGCCCGTCCTGCCGTCCCGGGTGGGTTCAAGTACAGTGTGaagtgatagagtgtgtgtggggactcCAGGGGAGGCATGTTGACGTTTTGGGTGTTCTCACTGGAATTTTGGCAGCGCCGTGGAGGGGTGTTGTCAACCCCCAGAGTCACCCACGcaaccacccaccacacacactcaatattaCTAGAAGAGGAGACGGCAAGACTGGCCAAAACTCAAAAGGAGTCCATTCATCATTTCACGCTCACTGTTCTCTCTGGCAGGAAGGCAAAACATAGGCTGCGCTATCGAACCCTTATTCCACCCCCATAAAGCTACGAGCCTCTGCAAAATGTGCTGCCGCGGCCCATCAGAATCACTCTGGAGCTTTCCCCTCAGATCTCTGCTCCTCTGCCCcagctccccctctctccctgcctatCTTCCTCCCAGTTTCCTGCGTCATGCAATTAAGCATTTCCCCCTCCGTCTGCACTCCACAGAGTGTTATCCTAACTGTCTGGGAGAGTGCTGCTGGGTGGCCAGCATGTGTCCTCGCCATGTTCTGAAGTGTCTAGGAATCCTTGGCTACATTTGCTTGTGCATTATTTCATGTATGGTGATTCAAGTGCTTTATATTCATATGTTTGACCCAGACCCTTATGCAGTCACCTTCTATGTCCCGGCgaccccccctctcccttccttgCACACGCTCACGTCATCTCCCGactctccttccatctcctcccctccccctgctCCCGCTCCAGTAACTGCTAGTGGGTGGCTTCCTACATACCATCCCATACTCTTAAGGTGTTGATACACCAGCTATGTTTTGAGCGATGTTGCTAGGCAGTGTTCCTGAGTATTGTTGTTCTGGCACACTGCCACTGATATTGggaaacaatgttttttaaatcaGTAGGCCCACTCTAGTCTCCATATAGTGTTATGGCAGCTGGACGCTGCTGACTGTAGGGAGGTACAGGGTGTCCTTCTAAAGAGTGGGTGGTAACATTCCGTCCCTTCCCCCCTGCCGCTACCCATTTCCCCGTGTGGTTGCAGGTGGTGGTGGGCACTGACCTGTGGTGCAGGTGAGGCTGGAGCTCGCAGCGTTGCATGCTGCCCTGGCACTCGGTGTTGAAGGGGCACAGCACGGTCAGCTTGTCCAGCAGGTTGCGCACCAGCAGGCTGGAGGGCCGGCATTGGGCGAGCTGCAGCCGCTGGCGGTCCACGGGGCAGAAGTCCTGCTCACGCAGGAAGCTGCTCAGGCACTGGTAGCAGTAGGTGTGCCCGCACGGCGTGTCCATGGGCCGCAGGAGCGGCTGCAGGCAAATGTGGCACACCAGCTCATCGTCCACGTCGTCCTGGTACTCGTACAGGTGCCCGTCGGGGCCCTCGTGTGCCTGCCCGCACTCCTTGCACACGCGTGCCCACGTCAGGGCCACAGCGCCCCCGGACGCCACCGCCACGGCGCTCGCTGCTGCTGGCACCCTGGCCTCAGTCATGGCTGAATCTCCAATCCCCACGACCTCCGCTTCCTCGTTTCAACCCCCCCCCAGGGAGCAGCCCTCAGCGCCAGGCCCTAACGCTTGCCTTCCTTAAAAACAGCCTGGCTCATCTACTTCCTCAGACACATGGCAcagagaataaaaaagaaaccgGGAGAAGCGCTTCAAGCAGACGCGTCTGTGCGGGAGCTCCACGGccgtcctcctcttctctccatcctggGGTTCTGTGGTggaaagagaagggggggggggtggaaagTGAACAAAGAAATCTGAGGCAGGACGTAGACTTTTCTTTTTTGGCCCCcctaccccctcctctctttttggCTCGACAGGAAATGACACAGTTCCATGAAAACGGCAACAATATGGAGCAGGCTGCAGCTGTATCCTTTCCCCTGAGCTCTGCTTTGCGCAGCCAGAGGAATCTGGAATGTCTGCGGCTGAAATGTCACCGCGGGCCGGCTTCATTAAAAAGGTTAAGCTCCATGAAATGATTGGAGAGCAACAAAGTCCAGCCTAGACTAATGGGCAAGAACAGAGACCTGGGACTGACAAagtgagaggaaaaaaaaaaagaaaaaacagaacaaaagacagaaagaacaaaagaaagtgagagaaagagagagaagagggaaagaaaagcaagagtgagagaaagtgagcgcgagagagagagagagagttgtgagtGAATTAGGCAGAAATGAAAGCCTTCGTCACTAATGACCCCCTCGCGCCCCATCAGCAGTGGGGCTGCTTCCCCTGTGACATTCCTAATCTGCTCTAATTCCCTCCACTCTGGGATAGCCTGGCTTTGGCCCAGCTCTGCCCTGTGCTCCACTGCCACATTCATATGGCCACCAGCATGCTAAAGAAGCCACCTAGTTACAC
The Alosa alosa isolate M-15738 ecotype Scorff River chromosome 21, AALO_Geno_1.1, whole genome shotgun sequence genome window above contains:
- the lnx2b gene encoding ligand of Numb protein X 2b, whose amino-acid sequence is MTEARVPAAASAVAVASGGAVALTWARVCKECGQAHEGPDGHLYEYQDDVDDELVCHICLQPLLRPMDTPCGHTYCYQCLSSFLREQDFCPVDRQRLQLAQCRPSSLLVRNLLDKLTVLCPFNTECQGSMQRCELQPHLHHRCSAFRRLREEAERRKRPPWNEIKASKAEAEDGKSTPTLSRASPRGPAEPGLVNPAFEEGEEETHLRSSLVAEANVVELFRDDPEEELGLRIVGGKDTPLGNIVIQEIVRDSVAARSGKLSPGDHVLEVNDVSLASVCHNRAIGVLRRPCALLRITVMQEKGFKPRPEQHSSSSASAANPSSSSSSSTNTSPQASNHHLHHANATHPHHSQGTVTQVTLVKRERSEPLGIKLIRKSDESGVFILDLLAGGLAAKDGKLRNNDKVLAINGHDLRHGTPETAAQIIQASEVRVNFVVMRHPEPEEGAEVVLRGARRAPELQFFRRRSTYVKEPPSGFSCQEKTVSLKKEPRHSLGITIAGGRDCRSRLPVYITSVQPIGCLHRDGTIKTGDILLSINGVDLTQLTYNEAVSALKTQTAQPSVALRVIRTVTEEDEEEADAATKEEEEAGDSLREDDINWAPLWTRWLGLPSNMHWCRDIVLMKTNSESWGFSIVGGYEESRGQQPFFIKTIVPGTPAHFDGRLKCGDEIVAVNGATTVGMNNSSLIPMLKLQKNKVTLTVVSWPGSLV